The nucleotide window CGTACTGATCGTCGGCGGACCGCTGGCCACCTTCGCCCTGAAGGGGGCGGCGGCCCCGCAGAGCCCTCCGGCGCCGCCGCTGGCGAACGCCGTCCGGGCCCAGTACGCGGCGGGCGAGAAGGTGAGCTCCGTCGACCCGGACACCAAGGTGTCGGCCGGCGTCTCCATGGCCACCCGGCCCTGGGGCACCCAGGTCGTCCTTGAGCTGGCCAATGTCAAGGGCCCGCTCGCCTGCGATCTGGTCGCCGTCGGCAAGGACGGCAAGCGGCAGACCGTCACGACCTGGGCCGTCCCCAAGGGCGGCTACGGCATCCCGGGAAGCGCCGCGAAGTGGAACCGCGAGCCCCTGTACGCGGCGGGCGGCGCGGCCCTCAACCGCGGCGACATCGACCACTTCGAGATCAACACGCTGGACGGCAAACGGCTGGCGAAGGTGAACGTCTGAGGCCCGTCCTCGGGCGCCCCGGTCCGGGGTACGGCCCGGGGCGCCCGCCACGGCCCGGCCCGGCCCTCCCCCTGCCGATCACCCCGGAACACCTCCGCGTCACCCTCTGAGATCAACATCCGACCGGACTCGCCCGACTTTGTCCTTCTCGCCAGGTGCGCATGATGCCCGGTTCGCGTACGGTTGACGGCTGCCCTACGCACAGCAGAAGGGGGCCTGGGTGGCCGCGCACAACGCCACGCACGCACCGGATCACGCTTCGGATTCCGTACGCGACCGTGAGATCGAGTCCGAGCAGACGCATCTGGACCGCGTCTACCGGCGCCTCGAGGAGAAGATCCACGAGGCTGAGTTCCTGATGGACGACGCCGCCAGGCGCGGCCAGGTCGGCACGCCCGGCGCACTCGCCGAACGCGACGCCCAGGTCTTCCAGGCCGGAGTCCATCTCCACCGCCTGAATTCCGAGTACGAGGACTTCCTCTTCGGCCGGATCGACCTGCTCCTCGGCAAGGACGGCAAGAAGGGCCCCGACGGCGCCTTCACCTCCGTCGAACCCGCCGACGGCGCGATCGAGAACAACCGCGCCGAGATCGCCGAGACGCTGCACATCGGCCGCCTCGGTGTCCTCGACGCGGACTACTCCCCGCTGGTCATCGACTGGCGGGCGCCGGCCGCCGCGCCCTTCTACCGGGCCACCCCCGTCGCGCCCGGCCGGGTCGTCCGCCGGCGGGTGGTCCGCTCCAAGGGCCGCAAGGTCCTCGGCGTCGAGGACGATCTGATGCGCCCGGAGGTCACCGCGACGCTGGACGGCCGTGAGCTGCCGGCGATCGGCGACGGCGCGCTGATGGCCGCGCTGGGCCGGGCCCGCAGCCACACCATGCGGGACATCGTCGCCTCCATCCAGGCCGAGCAGGACATGGTGATCCGGGCCCCCGCCGCCTCCGTCACCGAGGTCGAGGGCGGGCCCGGGACGGGCAAGACCGCCGTCGCCCTGCACCGCGCCGCCTACCTCCTCTACCAGGACCGCCGCCGCTACGCGGGCGGCATCCTGATCGTCTCCCCGACCCCGCTGCTGGTCGCGTACACCGAAGGCGTGCTGCCCTCC belongs to Streptomyces sp. NBC_01454 and includes:
- a CDS encoding anti-sigma factor family protein, which codes for MTPPMPPDRHTDVGAYALGVLDAADADRFEAHLVGCDRCAAELEQLMRLTPVLAEFKQSAPTPQTITAVPGPAMLDGLLGEVTVTRRSRARRRLFLVAAAVVLIVGGPLATFALKGAAAPQSPPAPPLANAVRAQYAAGEKVSSVDPDTKVSAGVSMATRPWGTQVVLELANVKGPLACDLVAVGKDGKRQTVTTWAVPKGGYGIPGSAAKWNREPLYAAGGAALNRGDIDHFEINTLDGKRLAKVNV